The genomic stretch attggtaaagaaagtttgttaaaccttttaaaaggttctgcacaTTCTCACATCTCTCTGACAAACAAATGGTTCCTTAAGGAcgcaaaagtggttcctctatgacATTGCTTAGAGAAtattttgaagcacctttatttttaatggcCCAGGGCTGATGTGTTTTGTTCACCCAGAGCTTTAACAAAACCATTCCATATATCCATTCAAAAGCATTTCACTCTGTTGCAGTCAGAAAAACGTACCAAGCAAAACCTGACTAACTAAAGCTAAATCAACCAGCAAAACCAAAAGCAAGCAATCCAGCATTCCTCCCTGCCTGCACTGTTCAGCTCTGCTGCGTAGCAGGCACAGGGTTTTACAGGGATGTTAATCGTGTTAATTACATTACGAATTATGGGCAATGAGCTGGTTGATATGGCTGCTAAGAAAGCTCTAGAGGCTTTCTAGAACTGTATCTTATTGGGACGAATCGGACAGTAACACGCTGCCTGATCTCTTCCATTTAGAGGGGTTGATCACAAGATGCTGAACAGGCTTCTCACGAGAGGCTGAAGGACAAATTTCTTCTCAAGGGAGACAAAGCACTGATATTTGACTGAACATCACTAAAAATCAAACCCATCCTACTAGATTGCCCCACACTTAATGATTCAAGGCTAAGAAGCTTCACATTCAGGAATCTTGAGATTTTTAACCAAGCACTGCCATCATAGTTACAGGAATTCGTGCCTTGAGACGCTCGCACCAAACGTGCAATGTACAATTGTGTGATTCAAACTATACATGTTGACTTTGACCATGTAGCCTACAAACTGTGCTATTACAAATGTCTCTACTCTGGATTATCTGGATTTAGCCATGAATATTGCTTCAGCCGCTGATATGGcgttaaacaacaacaacaaggacCACACCCAAACAGTTACACAGTATACAGTAGCCATTTTACTGTACGCTTAATATAATTTTCCAGTTAGTATTGTACAAGCAATGGTACTGTTTACTGTGTTTCCTGGGACATTAATAGAGGCACTGGTGGCTGTTGTACATGTACTGAATTGTACATTCATCAGTTCCTGTTCGGTGCAAAACCACAACTTCATTTAAGGCTAGCAGTAAGAGCCCAGCTGTGAGCCATATTTACCTTTTGCATCATCTTGAGAGAAGTGATGTGATAGCTTCAAGTCAGCAACCCAGCCTGAGGATTCTGATGGTAGTTTTATTAATCATGTGTTGTATCATTATACGAACAGGTGAAGAGTGAAGTTACTGCTGAGCTCGGTGCTCTTCATGAGAAGCAGATGAAGAGCTCCTCAGAGCAACaccagagagaaacagaaggtCTGAGCCCATACAGCTCCAGCTAACAGCAAGCGTACAGTTTCCTATTTACATGCGCTGAGAGAATAACCTGATTGATTATCTCCACAGAGATGGAGCGTGTGCACAGTGAGGAGAAGCATGCTTTGAAGGAAGCGCACATGGCAGTTGAAGGCGCTCTGAAGGTAGAGCATGTGACTAATAAACAGGCTAACAGACTGTTTAAGTTCACCTTTCATACAGCGTAACCTTAGTGTGGTATCTTGCGCATACCAGTGTGACATTTGAATGTGATCTCATGGCGTGAACTTTGTGTGAACTTTCAACAGGGGCGGATTGAAGAGCTGACGGCTGACTTAAAGCTGTTCACGGAGTTGAAACAGCGAGTGAAGGAGTCCACGCTGAAGAGGGACCTTCAGAGAAACATAGAGGTAGTAGGAGCAGGCGTTTAGCCAGTACTCGCACAGTACAGGGTAATGTATTCAGAAAATAATGACATGCTTATAGCTTATCTTGCTCTCTGTGTGTTAGACTCACGGCAGCCCTGGTGAATTCTGGGAGCAGGAGCAAGAGAGTCTGCTAATTGTCATAGAAATGAAGAGCGAGCGTTTACAGGAGCATGGAAGCAAGCTGCGGCAGATGGAGACGCTGGTATAAACTCCCACTCACCATTTTTGGTCAGGATGGAAACAGCTGACCTCTTCCTCTTGTCTCAGGCTGGATTTAAAGTGCTAGCTTGCAAAAATGCTTCGTTCTGCTATTGTTGGGGGTTGTGCATACGCTAACTGTGTTGAGATTTCAAACTTCATATTAGCATAACAAGCCTCCTTTGTGTTTGCATCTCCAAACCAGACGGGCACAGATGTATAAATGCACACCTCATAGATTGCATACATCTCAACAATTTATAGACAAATCCCTAACAACAGCAACAGTCTTAGAGAAGTACTACAAGTGAGCTGTTTTTAACTGAAGCACTTCACTAAAGATGGGCATTCTtaaggctatcaatctccaattACGAAAGCTAAATACCCTGGACATCATACCTAATTGGACCTAGAGATCTTCTCAGGTGTAATATTCAAGCACAAACACAACCTGTATAAGTGAAAATTTCAACACAGTTTTGTCTAATCGAGAGCACGTGCGTGCAAGTGAGAGCTAATATATTCTCTTGAAAACAAGCCCAGATCCAACTTGAGCctgattaaaataaaaaaatcaacctAAGCCCATTGAGGTGTTTTAGCAGACCTCAAGCTAAAACTCCACCACACCAATCCAgacttttcttggtctttggaTGGGTGGTGCAAAGTGGTATTCTATATTAATGATCACCATAGAACATTCTTTATTACactatacattatacatgttttttgtttcacagttatcacaacacacacaccctgatttgattgattgtctTCCTTGTTTAACAAATCTTCTGTGCTGTTTTCTCAGGTTGAAAAGAACCTTGCCTTGGAGGACCAGGTTTTGCAGGTTCTACAGCAGAACGAGGACCTGAGAGTTCGGATAGAAAACTATCAAACACTAATACAGTATGTACTTCTTCTGCTTCAGTTTTTCTTCAGTCAGGAGATTAGAGGAGATTAGTtcacagattaaaaaaaatgtagacAGGTTTCCCCGTACCCCAAATGTAAACGAATAGCAAAGACACAACAACAGATTTCTGCTGTGGACTTGTGAGGCTAATATATCAGGTCTGTGTTACCAAAAAAGATGTCACATTAGCCAAGTAGTTTCAGTGCAAATCTAAAGATGCAAATTCTGAATGTCTGTGTTTGGGATTTTAAGGGAAATACTTTAGAGCTACGTGATTTGCTGGGTGGCTGTAGGACCGCAATCATAATGAGGGCTTCAGTCCTGGAGGCCCAGAGTCTAGTGCAGTTTGCTGATTATGCTGCTCtaatacacttaaaaaaaaaaaatcatttctgtGTTGAATTAATTGGTAAGGCAGGTAAATCACCAAACTGCAGCACtccaactgtttttgtttttagggGTTAATGGGGTCCAATTCCCCTTGCCACTAGGTAAATGTGAATTGGTCAATAGCACCACCTGCTGGTCATCTCAATATTCTGCACCTCTTAAGATTGTCGCTGAAATGagattgatttgttttttgtttttttttcaaatgataAAAAGAAAGCTTGATGTGGACTTGATGGGGAAAAAGCACAGTACAGTGACTCCCAACACAGTAGAACTGTCTCAACAAGCCAAGTTTATAgactggatcaggtgtgctgaGTCAGAGAAATCGTGCATTATTGTGGGTCACCAGGAGCAGGGTCATTAAACACTACTAGTTCACCTGCACATGTTGATTCCTTTATTTTCTACTTCTCAGCCAACTTTCCAAGGAGCAGAATGAGACACAGGAGGCTCTGGAGAAGCAAACCCTGCAGATGCATAAGCTCAGTCAAGAAAAAGAAGAGCTGCTCTTTAAACTCCTCCACAGCCAGGACTCTCGCTCCTCGTTTTGCATGCCGGCCCTCATGCCTGCGGAAGTGTCCCACAGCTAGCCTGGCTGGCCTCCTCACAGACTGGAGTGGATGTAACCCACCAAAGCCTGGCTTTTAACTCCAGGGTTTTGCAAACTGTGCCTCAGTTTTTACCttgctgctgcttgtttctttCCAA from Salminus brasiliensis chromosome 19, fSalBra1.hap2, whole genome shotgun sequence encodes the following:
- the ccdc69 gene encoding coiled-coil domain-containing protein 69, which codes for MGCHNSKPCVRACQRKQKTKNKAKCETHLKEISSAQDGSGKLPVEEQSISPEKLLEKYEQQLKVLHKVLAASSKEREQLLKDHQHGELCTLVHSITEKVKSEVTAELGALHEKQMKSSSEQHQRETEEMERVHSEEKHALKEAHMAVEGALKGRIEELTADLKLFTELKQRVKESTLKRDLQRNIETHGSPGEFWEQEQESLLIVIEMKSERLQEHGSKLRQMETLVEKNLALEDQVLQVLQQNEDLRVRIENYQTLIHQLSKEQNETQEALEKQTLQMHKLSQEKEELLFKLLHSQDSRSSFCMPALMPAEVSHS